The following are encoded together in the Planctobacterium marinum genome:
- a CDS encoding methyltransferase domain-containing protein: protein MGNAKPHVLKLLLAIMLSPLFLLQAHASKSELYQSAIEHPERLASDLQYDEARKPLETLLFTQINEGDKVVELGAGGGYTTELLSWVVGTTGKVYAHFLYNQQRLAEERLANVVSLKQHHLSQHGKMLEELKVADGQLDGIVIFYILHDIYLNEEMNDDLFPTLLKALKPGGKLIILDNAAAIGSGLANIGDLHRIDENYVKQVVMVEGFELDAELQSLRNLADDHTKPWGDFKGQQDRFGLRFVKP from the coding sequence ATGGGAAATGCAAAACCTCATGTACTAAAACTGCTCTTGGCAATAATGCTATCTCCTCTTTTTTTGCTTCAAGCACACGCAAGTAAATCAGAACTTTATCAATCTGCTATTGAGCATCCTGAGCGGCTCGCTTCTGATTTACAGTACGATGAGGCCAGAAAGCCTTTAGAGACCTTGTTGTTTACGCAAATTAACGAGGGCGACAAGGTGGTTGAATTAGGCGCGGGTGGGGGCTACACCACAGAACTCTTGTCTTGGGTTGTGGGCACCACGGGCAAAGTCTACGCCCACTTTTTATATAACCAGCAGCGCTTAGCTGAAGAGCGTTTAGCCAATGTGGTTTCTTTAAAACAGCACCACCTGAGCCAGCATGGTAAGATGTTAGAAGAGTTAAAAGTTGCGGATGGCCAACTTGATGGCATCGTTATTTTTTATATTCTTCACGATATCTATTTGAACGAAGAAATGAATGATGATTTGTTCCCTACGTTGTTAAAAGCATTAAAGCCGGGTGGCAAACTTATCATATTGGACAACGCTGCGGCCATTGGCTCGGGCCTCGCCAATATAGGTGATTTACACCGAATTGATGAAAACTATGTTAAACAAGTGGTAATGGTAGAGGGCTTTGAATTGGACGCTGAGCTACAGAGTTTGCGTAACCTTGCGGATGATCACACTAAGCCATGGGGAGATTTTAAAGGCCAGCAAGACCGCTTCGGCTTGCGTTTTGTTAAGCCTTAA
- a CDS encoding LysR family transcriptional regulator, protein MPFPSLKSIQAFEATARHLSFSLAAKELYVSQSAVSHQVKSLEKALGKPLFQRQNNRISLTVYGDALYLVARESFARLKTITDNLSYQSKFKIRVMAQSAIAIDWLARRSVHFQQQHADIEVEIAMAVSDTDFDPFDYDVIVATWPQPDNFKSEAIRKEQWYPVCTPELLATIDLSSPTNLLHHTLFSSENKQDWKMWMKQYRIETIEEAELQLFSNTILATKAALSGLGVALSCDFLCYDLVKQKQLAAIKQWPYDLPWGNFTIHYRENSHLSEQIQIFKNWIIKTSQDERL, encoded by the coding sequence GTGCCCTTTCCCTCACTCAAATCAATTCAGGCATTTGAAGCCACAGCTCGACACCTCAGCTTCAGTCTTGCCGCCAAAGAGCTTTATGTCAGCCAAAGTGCGGTTAGCCACCAGGTTAAATCGTTAGAAAAAGCACTAGGGAAACCACTATTTCAGCGCCAGAATAATCGTATAAGCCTGACGGTTTATGGGGATGCATTATATCTGGTGGCACGAGAGTCTTTCGCCCGACTAAAAACCATTACTGATAACCTATCGTACCAAAGTAAATTCAAAATTCGTGTTATGGCGCAATCAGCCATTGCCATCGACTGGCTGGCCAGAAGGTCAGTACATTTTCAGCAGCAACACGCCGATATCGAAGTTGAAATAGCCATGGCAGTAAGCGACACAGATTTCGATCCTTTTGACTACGATGTCATCGTTGCCACCTGGCCTCAGCCGGACAATTTCAAAAGTGAGGCAATTAGAAAAGAGCAATGGTACCCGGTCTGCACGCCTGAGCTACTCGCAACAATTGACTTATCGAGTCCAACAAATCTGTTGCACCATACGCTATTCAGCTCTGAGAATAAGCAAGACTGGAAAATGTGGATGAAACAATATCGAATTGAGACAATTGAAGAAGCAGAGTTACAGTTATTCAGTAATACCATATTAGCCACCAAAGCAGCATTAAGCGGCCTGGGTGTCGCGCTAAGTTGTGATTTTCTCTGCTATGACCTGGTCAAACAAAAGCAATTGGCAGCCATAAAACAGTGGCCCTACGACCTACCATGGGGGAACTTCACTATCCACTACAGAGAAAACAGTCACCTTAGTGAGCAAATTCAGATTTTTAAAAACTGGATTATCAAAACCAGTCAGGATGAGCGACTCTGA
- a CDS encoding YdbL family protein, translating into MKHFLKPLLLLCLLAFNTAAFAISLDKAKAQGLVGEQLDGYLGLVVQNSEALKLIEDVNGKRKALYQKLAEKNGVSLEVVAKLAAEKAAEKTQSGHFIQNMEGEWVKKP; encoded by the coding sequence ATGAAACACTTTCTTAAACCTCTACTATTGCTGTGCCTTTTGGCATTTAATACGGCAGCTTTTGCCATTTCTCTGGATAAAGCTAAAGCACAAGGTCTGGTGGGTGAGCAATTAGATGGCTACCTTGGCTTGGTGGTTCAAAATAGCGAAGCGCTTAAGCTCATCGAAGATGTGAATGGCAAACGCAAAGCGCTTTATCAAAAGCTGGCTGAAAAAAATGGTGTCAGCCTGGAAGTGGTGGCTAAACTGGCTGCTGAAAAAGCGGCAGAAAAAACCCAGTCCGGGCATTTTATTCAGAATATGGAAGGCGAGTGGGTGAAAAAGCCCTGA
- a CDS encoding YnbE family lipoprotein — MKGIATTGIALLAIVLTGCTHRVEVAAKEPITINLNVKIEHEIRVKLDKELDDVFSEDSELF, encoded by the coding sequence ATGAAGGGGATTGCAACGACGGGCATCGCCTTGTTAGCGATTGTGCTAACAGGTTGTACCCATAGGGTCGAGGTGGCGGCAAAAGAGCCGATAACCATCAATCTCAACGTCAAAATTGAGCATGAAATCCGGGTAAAACTGGATAAAGAATTGGACGATGTCTTCAGTGAAGACAGCGAATTGTTTTAA
- a CDS encoding intermembrane phospholipid transport protein YdbH family protein, giving the protein MSKRLLAAASALLILGILSLVYLPYYVQQKVASSVAELEGQLQCLDWSVKGLNRIAINELCLEFHDVTLLVRDAELVLSLGQLWSSSSKLAVLSQAQIQRLDISVPANKFLKHTTDKKQAPEPTVAQTLAVLADIPFVQLPELSIAQITLKVSSSPEEQTAKLVENPLLSWSLNNKSSASENRLTISSLLDKQQWLKLTQNKQSKYKLAWQLSLADLYAEVNRLASAEQKVRLKPLHAVSGMWLGQLDVDGKNPAQLVSSHSITNLKTQLLLSEISTKAISVTGDLDFEAAFNVMEGKQQWRVSNISQSPLSITGISELTSLYLQQALLSGWQLQNPLSETVSLQLPVALILSDDLEIRNEGPLLVKSAEQQLKLDGIVVNLIEGILAARHTTDVALQLQQNRPDSMQTVAVSGEISGELQYQAATLNLNNLAWQFSSDELFRLLPAGSNADFADTLVAGQSNASFSTDEWQITGDYRARIEQPKLAFSSQLQFKPESLALSGNYNLAVDKVQMNNTITLREQVNASLKVSGEPSSLHFDTQLESTGLASLYSLVHGLPETLKVAQGTMSAGATGKFEQGQIGPIQVEVALSDASGAWQNYALSDLNTEFKGEIQSDGRIISTSNAIQIGNFFAGVDVSDINFEYGIKSTSDDQLQLNLLISNFKANLLSGQIKVQQPFYPMAGQGQLNLLVERLSVAELVELFNQQGLHVTGALSGKIPVLFSEGSVSVPHANLNAMQPGVIRISDNPAFMSLKSSQKNLASTLSLLENLQYSKLDTTMSLQPNGWLELAVKMQGMNVEKQQPINFNPTFSTNLYTGLKALRAGKDISKAIEQRF; this is encoded by the coding sequence ATGAGTAAGCGTTTACTGGCTGCTGCAAGTGCACTGTTGATATTAGGGATATTGAGCCTTGTTTATCTGCCCTATTACGTGCAGCAAAAGGTGGCCAGCAGTGTGGCTGAATTAGAAGGCCAACTGCAATGTTTAGATTGGTCTGTTAAGGGGCTTAATCGCATAGCAATAAACGAGCTTTGCTTGGAATTCCATGACGTTACATTGCTTGTGCGAGATGCCGAACTGGTCCTGTCTTTGGGACAGTTATGGTCCTCATCCTCAAAGTTAGCGGTATTGTCTCAGGCACAAATACAGCGCCTGGATATCAGTGTACCTGCTAACAAATTCCTTAAGCATACCACTGACAAAAAGCAAGCTCCCGAGCCAACAGTGGCACAAACTCTTGCAGTACTTGCCGATATTCCCTTCGTGCAACTGCCTGAGTTATCTATCGCGCAAATCACGCTGAAGGTCTCGTCATCGCCAGAAGAGCAAACGGCTAAGTTGGTTGAAAATCCCTTGCTGAGCTGGTCGTTAAACAACAAATCCAGTGCCAGTGAAAACAGATTAACCATCAGTAGTTTATTAGATAAACAGCAATGGCTGAAATTAACCCAAAATAAGCAGAGTAAATATAAATTAGCCTGGCAGCTCAGCCTGGCAGACTTATATGCGGAGGTTAATCGGTTAGCCAGTGCGGAACAAAAAGTGCGGCTCAAGCCATTGCACGCTGTTTCCGGAATGTGGTTAGGTCAGCTGGATGTCGATGGCAAAAATCCAGCACAATTAGTTTCTAGTCATTCCATCACCAATCTTAAAACGCAATTACTGCTGTCAGAAATATCAACCAAAGCCATCAGCGTCACAGGAGATTTGGATTTTGAAGCGGCCTTCAATGTAATGGAAGGCAAGCAGCAATGGCGGGTAAGTAATATCTCACAATCGCCTTTGAGTATTACTGGCATCTCCGAACTTACAAGTCTGTATTTACAGCAAGCGCTCTTATCAGGGTGGCAATTACAAAACCCATTGAGTGAGACGGTATCCCTGCAACTGCCTGTTGCTCTTATATTGTCTGATGATCTGGAAATTCGAAATGAAGGCCCGTTGTTAGTGAAAAGTGCTGAGCAGCAGTTGAAGCTTGATGGCATTGTTGTGAATTTGATAGAGGGCATTTTAGCTGCGAGGCATACCACTGATGTTGCACTGCAATTGCAGCAAAACAGGCCTGATTCAATGCAAACCGTCGCCGTTTCTGGAGAGATTTCCGGTGAACTGCAGTATCAAGCGGCAACACTTAATCTAAACAATTTGGCATGGCAGTTTAGTAGTGATGAATTGTTCAGATTGCTGCCGGCTGGTAGTAACGCAGATTTTGCTGATACCCTGGTAGCGGGACAAAGTAATGCCAGTTTTAGTACTGATGAGTGGCAAATAACAGGAGATTACCGTGCCAGAATCGAACAGCCCAAGTTAGCTTTCTCATCCCAATTACAGTTTAAACCAGAATCCCTTGCGCTCTCGGGCAACTATAATCTTGCTGTTGATAAGGTGCAGATGAACAACACTATTACCCTGCGAGAGCAGGTTAATGCATCGCTGAAAGTGTCTGGAGAGCCATCAAGTCTACATTTCGATACTCAGTTAGAATCTACCGGCTTAGCATCCCTGTACTCTCTTGTGCACGGTCTGCCTGAGACATTAAAAGTGGCCCAAGGCACAATGTCGGCTGGCGCTACTGGTAAATTTGAGCAAGGTCAGATTGGGCCAATACAAGTTGAAGTGGCTCTGAGTGACGCATCTGGGGCTTGGCAGAATTACGCGCTGTCAGATTTGAACACTGAATTCAAAGGAGAAATACAGTCCGATGGAAGGATTATTTCAACCTCAAACGCAATTCAGATTGGCAATTTTTTTGCGGGTGTAGATGTCAGTGATATCAACTTTGAATATGGTATAAAAAGCACTAGCGACGATCAGCTGCAACTGAATCTACTGATAAGTAACTTCAAGGCGAATCTGTTGAGTGGCCAGATTAAAGTACAGCAGCCCTTTTATCCTATGGCCGGGCAAGGACAGCTTAATTTGTTGGTTGAGCGTCTGTCGGTAGCTGAACTGGTAGAGCTATTCAATCAACAAGGGCTGCATGTCACAGGTGCGCTTAGTGGCAAGATCCCGGTTTTGTTCAGCGAAGGTTCTGTTAGTGTGCCGCATGCTAATCTCAATGCTATGCAACCGGGTGTGATTCGCATCAGTGACAATCCGGCATTTATGAGTCTCAAAAGTAGTCAAAAAAATCTGGCTTCAACATTGAGTCTTTTGGAGAATTTACAATATTCTAAATTAGATACCACTATGAGTTTGCAGCCCAATGGTTGGCTTGAATTGGCGGTGAAGATGCAAGGGATGAACGTGGAAAAACAGCAACCCATCAACTTTAACCCCACCTTCAGCACCAACTTATATACAGGACTAAAGGCGCTGCGAGCAGGTAAAGATATTTCGAAAGCCATAGAACAACGATTTTAA
- the ppa gene encoding inorganic diphosphatase: MSLNSVPTGKNSPEEVNVIIEIPAHSDPVKYEVDKESGAIFVDRFMATPMHYPTNYGYVPHTLSDDGDPVDVLVITPFPLLAGSVITCRPVGVLKMTDESGEDAKVLAVPKDKLSTLYRGITEYTQVSEPLLKQIEHFFAHYKDLEPNKWVKIEGWADAAAAKKEIVDSVERYNNTEDKPAF; encoded by the coding sequence ATGAGCTTAAATTCTGTACCAACTGGTAAGAACTCACCAGAAGAAGTAAACGTCATTATCGAAATCCCGGCCCATTCTGATCCGGTAAAATATGAAGTAGACAAAGAGTCTGGCGCAATTTTTGTTGATCGCTTCATGGCTACACCAATGCACTACCCAACTAACTATGGCTATGTGCCGCATACCTTGTCTGATGACGGTGACCCGGTAGACGTATTAGTTATCACTCCATTCCCATTGTTGGCGGGCTCTGTGATCACTTGTCGTCCTGTGGGTGTACTGAAAATGACGGATGAATCTGGTGAAGATGCCAAAGTACTGGCAGTACCAAAAGATAAGCTTTCGACTTTATATCGCGGTATTACAGAATATACGCAGGTTTCAGAGCCATTGCTCAAACAAATTGAGCACTTCTTTGCTCACTACAAAGATTTAGAGCCTAACAAATGGGTGAAAATCGAAGGTTGGGCCGATGCTGCCGCTGCGAAAAAAGAAATCGTAGACAGTGTTGAGCGATACAACAACACTGAAGACAAGCCTGCATTCTAA